AACACCGGCGAGTTCGAACATCACCCGGCCGGGCTTGACCACAGCGACCCATCCCTCGGGGTTGCCCTTGCCCGAACCCATCCGAGTCTCGGCCGGCTTCTTCGTGAAGGGCTTGTCGGGGAAGATGTTGATCCACACCTTGCCGCCACGGCGCATGTGTCGCGTCATCGCAACACGAGCGGCCTCGATCTGCCGTGCGGTCACCCACGACGGCTCAATCGCCTGCAGCCCAAAATCCCCGAAGGACACCTTCGTGCCGCCCTTCGCCAGCCCCCGCATGTGTCCG
The Actinomycetota bacterium genome window above contains:
- the rplP gene encoding 50S ribosomal protein L16 → MLAPKKVKHRKQHRGHMRGLAKGGTKVSFGDFGLQAIEPSWVTARQIEAARVAMTRHMRRGGKVWINIFPDKPFTKKPAETRMGSGKGNPEGWVAVVKPGRVMFELAGVDEEIAREALRLAAHKLPLKTRFVRREEGE